One Bos taurus isolate L1 Dominette 01449 registration number 42190680 breed Hereford chromosome 25, ARS-UCD2.0, whole genome shotgun sequence genomic window carries:
- the STYXL1 gene encoding serine/threonine/tyrosine-interacting-like protein 1 isoform X6, translating into MKLKITQCWYGSCNNKVSLSEYYGRMTGLVLCEPTELYNILNQVTKLSRLTEPNYLCLLDVRSKREYDESHVITALLVKKELDAFQPYPIEIMPGRIYLGNFKQACDPKIQKDLKISAHVNISMETGPFFVGDADKLLHIQIEDSLEANITPFLRHLCHFIDIHLELNSVILVFSTLGISRSCAAILAYLMHWNGQTLKKSWAYLKKCKNNMRPNRALVAQLSEWEKVVLGDIVTDIQNPPY; encoded by the exons GATGACCGGTTTGGTTTTGTGTGAACCAACAGAGCTTTATAACATCTTGAATCAGGTCACAAAACTATCCAGATTAACTGAACCCAACTACCTCTGTTTATTGG ATGTGCGGTCCAAACGGGAGTATGATGAAAGCCACGTGATTACAGCACTCCTTGTGAAGAAG GAACTGGATGCCTTCCAGCCATACCCTATTGAGATAATGCCAGGCAGGATCTACCTGGGAAATTTCAAGCAAGCCTGCGACCCTAAAATTCAAAAGGATTTGAAAATCAGCGCACATGTCAACATCTCCATGGAGACAGGGCCATT ttttgtagGTGACGCCGACAAGCTTCTGCACATCCAGatagaagattccctggaagcaAACATTACACCCTTTTTACGCCACCTCTGTCACTTCATTG aTATTCACCTGGAGCTCAACTCCGTCATCCTGGTCTTTTCCACCTTGGGCATCAGCCGCAGCTGTGCGGCCATCCTGGCCTACCTTATGCATTGGAATGGGCAGACCCTGAAG AAGTCCTGGGCCTACCTCAAGAAGTGTAAAAACAACATGCGTCCAAATCGCgctttggtggctcagctgtcAGAGTGGGAGAAGGTTGTCCTCGGAGACATCGTCACGGACATCCAGAATCCACCCTACTGA
- the STYXL1 gene encoding serine/threonine/tyrosine-interacting-like protein 1 isoform X1, producing the protein MKLKITQCWYGSCNNKVSLSEYYGRMTGLVLCEPTELYNILNQVTKLSRLTEPNYLCLLDVRSKREYDESHVITALLVKKRAGKYLIPESVDLECVEYCVVYDNNTISLELMLKDDSTDDGKHSTRTLHLSWIVLPCNSMETKRKSWSLQTKISLLGGIVLGAAVECGRALTHLTRHPVLILRGGYELFSAMYHFFRTQKIIWMPQELDAFQPYPIEIMPGRIYLGNFKQACDPKIQKDLKISAHVNISMETGPFFVGDADKLLHIQIEDSLEANITPFLRHLCHFIDIHLELNSVILVFSTLGISRSCAAILAYLMHWNGQTLKKSWAYLKKCKNNMRPNRALVAQLSEWEKVVLGDIVTDIQNPPY; encoded by the exons GATGACCGGTTTGGTTTTGTGTGAACCAACAGAGCTTTATAACATCTTGAATCAGGTCACAAAACTATCCAGATTAACTGAACCCAACTACCTCTGTTTATTGG ATGTGCGGTCCAAACGGGAGTATGATGAAAGCCACGTGATTACAGCACTCCTTGTGAAGAAG AGGGCAGGCAAATATCTAATCCCGGAGTCTGTGGATCTGGAGTGTGTGGAATACTGTGTGGTATACGATAACAACACCATCTCCCTGGAGCTAATGCTGAAAGACGACAGCACTGATGACGGCAAGCACA GCACGCGCACACTTCACTTGTCTTGGATCGTCCTTCCTTGCAACAGTATGGAAACGAAAAGGAAATCTTGGAGTTTACAGACAAAGATCAGCTTACTCGGTG GAATAGTGCTTGGAGCGGCTGTTGAGTGTGGCAGAGCCCTGACCCACCTCACGCGCCACCCCGTCCTTATCCTGAGAGGAGGCTACGAGCTCTTCTCGGCCATGTATCACTTCTTCCGGACACAGAAGATCATCTGGATGCCTCAG GAACTGGATGCCTTCCAGCCATACCCTATTGAGATAATGCCAGGCAGGATCTACCTGGGAAATTTCAAGCAAGCCTGCGACCCTAAAATTCAAAAGGATTTGAAAATCAGCGCACATGTCAACATCTCCATGGAGACAGGGCCATT ttttgtagGTGACGCCGACAAGCTTCTGCACATCCAGatagaagattccctggaagcaAACATTACACCCTTTTTACGCCACCTCTGTCACTTCATTG aTATTCACCTGGAGCTCAACTCCGTCATCCTGGTCTTTTCCACCTTGGGCATCAGCCGCAGCTGTGCGGCCATCCTGGCCTACCTTATGCATTGGAATGGGCAGACCCTGAAG AAGTCCTGGGCCTACCTCAAGAAGTGTAAAAACAACATGCGTCCAAATCGCgctttggtggctcagctgtcAGAGTGGGAGAAGGTTGTCCTCGGAGACATCGTCACGGACATCCAGAATCCACCCTACTGA
- the STYXL1 gene encoding serine/threonine/tyrosine-interacting-like protein 1 isoform X7, whose amino-acid sequence MKGRGERSPRIVLGAAVECGRALTHLTRHPVLILRGGYELFSAMYHFFRTQKIIWMPQELDAFQPYPIEIMPGRIYLGNFKQACDPKIQKDLKISAHVNISMETGPFFVGDADKLLHIQIEDSLEANITPFLRHLCHFIDIHLELNSVILVFSTLGISRSCAAILAYLMHWNGQTLKKSWAYLKKCKNNMRPNRALVAQLSEWEKVVLGDIVTDIQNPPY is encoded by the exons ATGAAAGGCCGTGGAGAGCGGTCTCCTA GAATAGTGCTTGGAGCGGCTGTTGAGTGTGGCAGAGCCCTGACCCACCTCACGCGCCACCCCGTCCTTATCCTGAGAGGAGGCTACGAGCTCTTCTCGGCCATGTATCACTTCTTCCGGACACAGAAGATCATCTGGATGCCTCAG GAACTGGATGCCTTCCAGCCATACCCTATTGAGATAATGCCAGGCAGGATCTACCTGGGAAATTTCAAGCAAGCCTGCGACCCTAAAATTCAAAAGGATTTGAAAATCAGCGCACATGTCAACATCTCCATGGAGACAGGGCCATT ttttgtagGTGACGCCGACAAGCTTCTGCACATCCAGatagaagattccctggaagcaAACATTACACCCTTTTTACGCCACCTCTGTCACTTCATTG aTATTCACCTGGAGCTCAACTCCGTCATCCTGGTCTTTTCCACCTTGGGCATCAGCCGCAGCTGTGCGGCCATCCTGGCCTACCTTATGCATTGGAATGGGCAGACCCTGAAG AAGTCCTGGGCCTACCTCAAGAAGTGTAAAAACAACATGCGTCCAAATCGCgctttggtggctcagctgtcAGAGTGGGAGAAGGTTGTCCTCGGAGACATCGTCACGGACATCCAGAATCCACCCTACTGA
- the STYXL1 gene encoding serine/threonine/tyrosine-interacting-like protein 1 isoform X3: MLVRKLQQQDVRSKREYDESHVITALLVKKRAGKYLIPESVDLECVEYCVVYDNNTISLELMLKDDSTDDGKHSTRTLHLSWIVLPCNSMETKRKSWSLQTKISLLGGIVLGAAVECGRALTHLTRHPVLILRGGYELFSAMYHFFRTQKIIWMPQELDAFQPYPIEIMPGRIYLGNFKQACDPKIQKDLKISAHVNISMETGPFFVGDADKLLHIQIEDSLEANITPFLRHLCHFIDIHLELNSVILVFSTLGISRSCAAILAYLMHWNGQTLKKSWAYLKKCKNNMRPNRALVAQLSEWEKVVLGDIVTDIQNPPY; the protein is encoded by the exons ATGTGCGGTCCAAACGGGAGTATGATGAAAGCCACGTGATTACAGCACTCCTTGTGAAGAAG AGGGCAGGCAAATATCTAATCCCGGAGTCTGTGGATCTGGAGTGTGTGGAATACTGTGTGGTATACGATAACAACACCATCTCCCTGGAGCTAATGCTGAAAGACGACAGCACTGATGACGGCAAGCACA GCACGCGCACACTTCACTTGTCTTGGATCGTCCTTCCTTGCAACAGTATGGAAACGAAAAGGAAATCTTGGAGTTTACAGACAAAGATCAGCTTACTCGGTG GAATAGTGCTTGGAGCGGCTGTTGAGTGTGGCAGAGCCCTGACCCACCTCACGCGCCACCCCGTCCTTATCCTGAGAGGAGGCTACGAGCTCTTCTCGGCCATGTATCACTTCTTCCGGACACAGAAGATCATCTGGATGCCTCAG GAACTGGATGCCTTCCAGCCATACCCTATTGAGATAATGCCAGGCAGGATCTACCTGGGAAATTTCAAGCAAGCCTGCGACCCTAAAATTCAAAAGGATTTGAAAATCAGCGCACATGTCAACATCTCCATGGAGACAGGGCCATT ttttgtagGTGACGCCGACAAGCTTCTGCACATCCAGatagaagattccctggaagcaAACATTACACCCTTTTTACGCCACCTCTGTCACTTCATTG aTATTCACCTGGAGCTCAACTCCGTCATCCTGGTCTTTTCCACCTTGGGCATCAGCCGCAGCTGTGCGGCCATCCTGGCCTACCTTATGCATTGGAATGGGCAGACCCTGAAG AAGTCCTGGGCCTACCTCAAGAAGTGTAAAAACAACATGCGTCCAAATCGCgctttggtggctcagctgtcAGAGTGGGAGAAGGTTGTCCTCGGAGACATCGTCACGGACATCCAGAATCCACCCTACTGA
- the STYXL1 gene encoding serine/threonine/tyrosine-interacting-like protein 1 has product MTGLVLCEPTELYNILNQVTKLSRLTEPNYLCLLDVRSKREYDESHVITALLVKKRAGKYLIPESVDLECVEYCVVYDNNTISLELMLKDDSTDDGKHRIVLGAAVECGRALTHLTRHPVLILRGGYELFSAMYHFFRTQKIIWMPQELDAFQPYPIEIMPGRIYLGNFKQACDPKIQKDLKISAHVNISMETGPFFVGDADKLLHIQIEDSLEANITPFLRHLCHFIDIHLELNSVILVFSTLGISRSCAAILAYLMHWNGQTLKKSWAYLKKCKNNMRPNRALVAQLSEWEKVVLGDIVTDIQNPPY; this is encoded by the exons ATGACCGGTTTGGTTTTGTGTGAACCAACAGAGCTTTATAACATCTTGAATCAGGTCACAAAACTATCCAGATTAACTGAACCCAACTACCTCTGTTTATTGG ATGTGCGGTCCAAACGGGAGTATGATGAAAGCCACGTGATTACAGCACTCCTTGTGAAGAAG AGGGCAGGCAAATATCTAATCCCGGAGTCTGTGGATCTGGAGTGTGTGGAATACTGTGTGGTATACGATAACAACACCATCTCCCTGGAGCTAATGCTGAAAGACGACAGCACTGATGACGGCAAGCACA GAATAGTGCTTGGAGCGGCTGTTGAGTGTGGCAGAGCCCTGACCCACCTCACGCGCCACCCCGTCCTTATCCTGAGAGGAGGCTACGAGCTCTTCTCGGCCATGTATCACTTCTTCCGGACACAGAAGATCATCTGGATGCCTCAG GAACTGGATGCCTTCCAGCCATACCCTATTGAGATAATGCCAGGCAGGATCTACCTGGGAAATTTCAAGCAAGCCTGCGACCCTAAAATTCAAAAGGATTTGAAAATCAGCGCACATGTCAACATCTCCATGGAGACAGGGCCATT ttttgtagGTGACGCCGACAAGCTTCTGCACATCCAGatagaagattccctggaagcaAACATTACACCCTTTTTACGCCACCTCTGTCACTTCATTG aTATTCACCTGGAGCTCAACTCCGTCATCCTGGTCTTTTCCACCTTGGGCATCAGCCGCAGCTGTGCGGCCATCCTGGCCTACCTTATGCATTGGAATGGGCAGACCCTGAAG AAGTCCTGGGCCTACCTCAAGAAGTGTAAAAACAACATGCGTCCAAATCGCgctttggtggctcagctgtcAGAGTGGGAGAAGGTTGTCCTCGGAGACATCGTCACGGACATCCAGAATCCACCCTACTGA
- the STYXL1 gene encoding serine/threonine/tyrosine-interacting-like protein 1 isoform X10, translating into MTASTELDAFQPYPIEIMPGRIYLGNFKQACDPKIQKDLKISAHVNISMETGPFFVGDADKLLHIQIEDSLEANITPFLRHLCHFIDIHLELNSVILVFSTLGISRSCAAILAYLMHWNGQTLKKSWAYLKKCKNNMRPNRALVAQLSEWEKVVLGDIVTDIQNPPY; encoded by the exons ATGACGGCAAGCACA GAACTGGATGCCTTCCAGCCATACCCTATTGAGATAATGCCAGGCAGGATCTACCTGGGAAATTTCAAGCAAGCCTGCGACCCTAAAATTCAAAAGGATTTGAAAATCAGCGCACATGTCAACATCTCCATGGAGACAGGGCCATT ttttgtagGTGACGCCGACAAGCTTCTGCACATCCAGatagaagattccctggaagcaAACATTACACCCTTTTTACGCCACCTCTGTCACTTCATTG aTATTCACCTGGAGCTCAACTCCGTCATCCTGGTCTTTTCCACCTTGGGCATCAGCCGCAGCTGTGCGGCCATCCTGGCCTACCTTATGCATTGGAATGGGCAGACCCTGAAG AAGTCCTGGGCCTACCTCAAGAAGTGTAAAAACAACATGCGTCCAAATCGCgctttggtggctcagctgtcAGAGTGGGAGAAGGTTGTCCTCGGAGACATCGTCACGGACATCCAGAATCCACCCTACTGA
- the TMEM120A gene encoding ion channel TACAN, whose product MHPPPPGPLGDCLRDWEELQQDFHGIQETHRLYRLKLEELTKLQNSCTSSITRQKKRLQELALVLRKCKPSLPSEAEEAARELENQIKERQGLFFDMEAYLPKKNGLYLSLVLGNVNVTLLSKQAKFAYKDEYEKFKLYLTIILILISFTCRFLLNSRVTDAAFNFLLVWYYCTLTIRESILINNGSRIKGWWVFHHYVSTFLSGVMLTWPDGLMYQKFRNQFLSFSMYQSFVQFLQYYYQSGCLYRLRALGERHTMDLTVEGFQSWMWRGLTFLLPFLFFGHFWQLFNALTLFNLARDPECKEWQVLMCGFPFLLLFLGNFFTTLRVVHQKFHNQLHGSKKE is encoded by the exons ATGCATCCCCCGCCTCCGGGCCCGCTGGGCGACTGCCTGCGGGACTGGGAGGAGCTGCAGCAGGACTTCCACGGCATCCAG GAGACCCACCGGCTGTACCGCCTGAAGCTGGAGGAGCTGACCAAGCTGCAGAACAGCTGTACTAGCTCCATCACTCGGCAGAAGAAGAGGCTCCAGGAGCTGGCCCTTGTCCTGAGGAA ATGCAAACCCTCCCTCCCGTCGGAGGCCGAGGAAGCCGCGCGGGAGTTGGAAAACCAGATCAAGGAGCGACAGGGCCTCTTTTTCGATATGGAGGCCTACTTGCCCAAGAAGAATGG GTTGTATCTGAGCCTGGTTCTGGGCAACGTCAACGTGACACTCCTGAGCAAGCAGGCTAA GTTTGCCTACAAAGACGAGTACGAGAAGTTCAAGCTCTACCTCACCATCATCCTCATTCTCATCTCCTTCACCTGCCGCTTCCTCCTCAACTCCAG GGTGACAGACGCTGCCTTCAACTTCCTGCTGGTCTGGTATTACTGCACCCTGACCATCCGTGAGAGCATCCTCATCAACAACGGCTCCCG GATCAAAGGCTGGTGGGTCTTCCATCACTACGTGTCCACGTTCCTGTCGGGAGTCATGCTGACATG GCCCGACGGCCTCATGTACCAGAAGTTCCGGAACCAGTTCCTGTCCTTCTCCATGTACCAGA GTTTCGTGCAGTTCCTCCAGTATTACTACCAGAGCGGCTGTCTGTACCGCCTGCGTGCCCTGGGCGAGCGGCACACCATGGACCTCACTGTGG AGGGCTTCCAGTCCTGGATGTGGCGGGGCCTCACCTTCCTGCTGCCCTTCCTCTTCTTCGGACAC TTCTGGCAGCTTTTTAACGCGCTGACGTTGTTCAACCTGGCCCGGGACCCCGAGTGCAAGGAGTGGCAG GTGCTCATGTGCggcttccccttcctcctcctcttccttggcAATTTCTTCACCACCCTGCGGGTCGTGCACCAGAAATTCCACAACCAGCTGCATGGGAGCAAGAAAGAATGA
- the STYXL1 gene encoding serine/threonine/tyrosine-interacting-like protein 1 isoform X4 → MLVRKLQQQDVRSKREYDESHVITALLVKKRAGKYLIPESVDLECVEYCVVYDNNTISLELMLKDDSTDDGKHRIVLGAAVECGRALTHLTRHPVLILRGGYELFSAMYHFFRTQKIIWMPQELDAFQPYPIEIMPGRIYLGNFKQACDPKIQKDLKISAHVNISMETGPFFVGDADKLLHIQIEDSLEANITPFLRHLCHFIDIHLELNSVILVFSTLGISRSCAAILAYLMHWNGQTLKKSWAYLKKCKNNMRPNRALVAQLSEWEKVVLGDIVTDIQNPPY, encoded by the exons ATGTGCGGTCCAAACGGGAGTATGATGAAAGCCACGTGATTACAGCACTCCTTGTGAAGAAG AGGGCAGGCAAATATCTAATCCCGGAGTCTGTGGATCTGGAGTGTGTGGAATACTGTGTGGTATACGATAACAACACCATCTCCCTGGAGCTAATGCTGAAAGACGACAGCACTGATGACGGCAAGCACA GAATAGTGCTTGGAGCGGCTGTTGAGTGTGGCAGAGCCCTGACCCACCTCACGCGCCACCCCGTCCTTATCCTGAGAGGAGGCTACGAGCTCTTCTCGGCCATGTATCACTTCTTCCGGACACAGAAGATCATCTGGATGCCTCAG GAACTGGATGCCTTCCAGCCATACCCTATTGAGATAATGCCAGGCAGGATCTACCTGGGAAATTTCAAGCAAGCCTGCGACCCTAAAATTCAAAAGGATTTGAAAATCAGCGCACATGTCAACATCTCCATGGAGACAGGGCCATT ttttgtagGTGACGCCGACAAGCTTCTGCACATCCAGatagaagattccctggaagcaAACATTACACCCTTTTTACGCCACCTCTGTCACTTCATTG aTATTCACCTGGAGCTCAACTCCGTCATCCTGGTCTTTTCCACCTTGGGCATCAGCCGCAGCTGTGCGGCCATCCTGGCCTACCTTATGCATTGGAATGGGCAGACCCTGAAG AAGTCCTGGGCCTACCTCAAGAAGTGTAAAAACAACATGCGTCCAAATCGCgctttggtggctcagctgtcAGAGTGGGAGAAGGTTGTCCTCGGAGACATCGTCACGGACATCCAGAATCCACCCTACTGA
- the STYXL1 gene encoding serine/threonine/tyrosine-interacting-like protein 1 isoform X9: MYHFFRTQKIIWMPQELDAFQPYPIEIMPGRIYLGNFKQACDPKIQKDLKISAHVNISMETGPFFVGDADKLLHIQIEDSLEANITPFLRHLCHFIDIHLELNSVILVFSTLGISRSCAAILAYLMHWNGQTLKKSWAYLKKCKNNMRPNRALVAQLSEWEKVVLGDIVTDIQNPPY; encoded by the exons ATGTATCACTTCTTCCGGACACAGAAGATCATCTGGATGCCTCAG GAACTGGATGCCTTCCAGCCATACCCTATTGAGATAATGCCAGGCAGGATCTACCTGGGAAATTTCAAGCAAGCCTGCGACCCTAAAATTCAAAAGGATTTGAAAATCAGCGCACATGTCAACATCTCCATGGAGACAGGGCCATT ttttgtagGTGACGCCGACAAGCTTCTGCACATCCAGatagaagattccctggaagcaAACATTACACCCTTTTTACGCCACCTCTGTCACTTCATTG aTATTCACCTGGAGCTCAACTCCGTCATCCTGGTCTTTTCCACCTTGGGCATCAGCCGCAGCTGTGCGGCCATCCTGGCCTACCTTATGCATTGGAATGGGCAGACCCTGAAG AAGTCCTGGGCCTACCTCAAGAAGTGTAAAAACAACATGCGTCCAAATCGCgctttggtggctcagctgtcAGAGTGGGAGAAGGTTGTCCTCGGAGACATCGTCACGGACATCCAGAATCCACCCTACTGA
- the STYXL1 gene encoding serine/threonine/tyrosine-interacting-like protein 1 isoform X5, which translates to MLKDDSTDDGKHSTRTLHLSWIVLPCNSMETKRKSWSLQTKISLLGGIVLGAAVECGRALTHLTRHPVLILRGGYELFSAMYHFFRTQKIIWMPQELDAFQPYPIEIMPGRIYLGNFKQACDPKIQKDLKISAHVNISMETGPFFVGDADKLLHIQIEDSLEANITPFLRHLCHFIDIHLELNSVILVFSTLGISRSCAAILAYLMHWNGQTLKKSWAYLKKCKNNMRPNRALVAQLSEWEKVVLGDIVTDIQNPPY; encoded by the exons ATGCTGAAAGACGACAGCACTGATGACGGCAAGCACA GCACGCGCACACTTCACTTGTCTTGGATCGTCCTTCCTTGCAACAGTATGGAAACGAAAAGGAAATCTTGGAGTTTACAGACAAAGATCAGCTTACTCGGTG GAATAGTGCTTGGAGCGGCTGTTGAGTGTGGCAGAGCCCTGACCCACCTCACGCGCCACCCCGTCCTTATCCTGAGAGGAGGCTACGAGCTCTTCTCGGCCATGTATCACTTCTTCCGGACACAGAAGATCATCTGGATGCCTCAG GAACTGGATGCCTTCCAGCCATACCCTATTGAGATAATGCCAGGCAGGATCTACCTGGGAAATTTCAAGCAAGCCTGCGACCCTAAAATTCAAAAGGATTTGAAAATCAGCGCACATGTCAACATCTCCATGGAGACAGGGCCATT ttttgtagGTGACGCCGACAAGCTTCTGCACATCCAGatagaagattccctggaagcaAACATTACACCCTTTTTACGCCACCTCTGTCACTTCATTG aTATTCACCTGGAGCTCAACTCCGTCATCCTGGTCTTTTCCACCTTGGGCATCAGCCGCAGCTGTGCGGCCATCCTGGCCTACCTTATGCATTGGAATGGGCAGACCCTGAAG AAGTCCTGGGCCTACCTCAAGAAGTGTAAAAACAACATGCGTCCAAATCGCgctttggtggctcagctgtcAGAGTGGGAGAAGGTTGTCCTCGGAGACATCGTCACGGACATCCAGAATCCACCCTACTGA
- the STYXL1 gene encoding serine/threonine/tyrosine-interacting-like protein 1 isoform X2 has protein sequence MTGLVLCEPTELYNILNQVTKLSRLTEPNYLCLLDVRSKREYDESHVITALLVKKRAGKYLIPESVDLECVEYCVVYDNNTISLELMLKDDSTDDGKHSTRTLHLSWIVLPCNSMETKRKSWSLQTKISLLGGIVLGAAVECGRALTHLTRHPVLILRGGYELFSAMYHFFRTQKIIWMPQELDAFQPYPIEIMPGRIYLGNFKQACDPKIQKDLKISAHVNISMETGPFFVGDADKLLHIQIEDSLEANITPFLRHLCHFIDIHLELNSVILVFSTLGISRSCAAILAYLMHWNGQTLKKSWAYLKKCKNNMRPNRALVAQLSEWEKVVLGDIVTDIQNPPY, from the exons ATGACCGGTTTGGTTTTGTGTGAACCAACAGAGCTTTATAACATCTTGAATCAGGTCACAAAACTATCCAGATTAACTGAACCCAACTACCTCTGTTTATTGG ATGTGCGGTCCAAACGGGAGTATGATGAAAGCCACGTGATTACAGCACTCCTTGTGAAGAAG AGGGCAGGCAAATATCTAATCCCGGAGTCTGTGGATCTGGAGTGTGTGGAATACTGTGTGGTATACGATAACAACACCATCTCCCTGGAGCTAATGCTGAAAGACGACAGCACTGATGACGGCAAGCACA GCACGCGCACACTTCACTTGTCTTGGATCGTCCTTCCTTGCAACAGTATGGAAACGAAAAGGAAATCTTGGAGTTTACAGACAAAGATCAGCTTACTCGGTG GAATAGTGCTTGGAGCGGCTGTTGAGTGTGGCAGAGCCCTGACCCACCTCACGCGCCACCCCGTCCTTATCCTGAGAGGAGGCTACGAGCTCTTCTCGGCCATGTATCACTTCTTCCGGACACAGAAGATCATCTGGATGCCTCAG GAACTGGATGCCTTCCAGCCATACCCTATTGAGATAATGCCAGGCAGGATCTACCTGGGAAATTTCAAGCAAGCCTGCGACCCTAAAATTCAAAAGGATTTGAAAATCAGCGCACATGTCAACATCTCCATGGAGACAGGGCCATT ttttgtagGTGACGCCGACAAGCTTCTGCACATCCAGatagaagattccctggaagcaAACATTACACCCTTTTTACGCCACCTCTGTCACTTCATTG aTATTCACCTGGAGCTCAACTCCGTCATCCTGGTCTTTTCCACCTTGGGCATCAGCCGCAGCTGTGCGGCCATCCTGGCCTACCTTATGCATTGGAATGGGCAGACCCTGAAG AAGTCCTGGGCCTACCTCAAGAAGTGTAAAAACAACATGCGTCCAAATCGCgctttggtggctcagctgtcAGAGTGGGAGAAGGTTGTCCTCGGAGACATCGTCACGGACATCCAGAATCCACCCTACTGA
- the STYXL1 gene encoding serine/threonine/tyrosine-interacting-like protein 1 isoform X8: MLVRKLQQQDVRSKREYDESHVITALLVKKELDAFQPYPIEIMPGRIYLGNFKQACDPKIQKDLKISAHVNISMETGPFFVGDADKLLHIQIEDSLEANITPFLRHLCHFIDIHLELNSVILVFSTLGISRSCAAILAYLMHWNGQTLKKSWAYLKKCKNNMRPNRALVAQLSEWEKVVLGDIVTDIQNPPY, encoded by the exons ATGTGCGGTCCAAACGGGAGTATGATGAAAGCCACGTGATTACAGCACTCCTTGTGAAGAAG GAACTGGATGCCTTCCAGCCATACCCTATTGAGATAATGCCAGGCAGGATCTACCTGGGAAATTTCAAGCAAGCCTGCGACCCTAAAATTCAAAAGGATTTGAAAATCAGCGCACATGTCAACATCTCCATGGAGACAGGGCCATT ttttgtagGTGACGCCGACAAGCTTCTGCACATCCAGatagaagattccctggaagcaAACATTACACCCTTTTTACGCCACCTCTGTCACTTCATTG aTATTCACCTGGAGCTCAACTCCGTCATCCTGGTCTTTTCCACCTTGGGCATCAGCCGCAGCTGTGCGGCCATCCTGGCCTACCTTATGCATTGGAATGGGCAGACCCTGAAG AAGTCCTGGGCCTACCTCAAGAAGTGTAAAAACAACATGCGTCCAAATCGCgctttggtggctcagctgtcAGAGTGGGAGAAGGTTGTCCTCGGAGACATCGTCACGGACATCCAGAATCCACCCTACTGA